A region from the Aegilops tauschii subsp. strangulata cultivar AL8/78 chromosome 5, Aet v6.0, whole genome shotgun sequence genome encodes:
- the LOC109754565 gene encoding uncharacterized protein encodes MASASTRHLLLVAVVLAVSHSARANPVTVGQACKLYAKHASSCTEALAKAPGMPVAPMPLPVLAELAVTYAAASGSAALAFIKRMEMLAGGTMPLDCVEKCVEKFQTAVAALQKNRAAIIEHRDVARVKRWVRMARADGETCMDKCHMKEGGADPTIIRKITDLGKLCSVALTLADAAATHG; translated from the coding sequence ATGGCGTCCGCTTCAACCCGTcacctcctcctcgtcgccgtcgttcTCGCCGTGTCGCACTCCGCCCGGGCCAACCCGGTCACCGTCGGGCAGGCGTGCAAGCTGTACGCGAAGCATGCGTCGTCCTGCACGGAGGCCCTAGCGAAGGCCCCGGGGATGCCGGTGGCGCCGATGCCCCTGCCGGTGCTGGCTGAGCTGGCGGTGACCTATGCGGCAGCGAGCGGCTCCGCGGCGCTGGCGTTCATCAAGAGGATGGAGATGCTCGCCGGCGGGACGATGCCGCTGGACTGCGTGGAGAAGTGCGTGGAGAAGTTCcagacggcggtggcggcgctgcaGAAGAACAGGGCGGCGATCATTGAGCACAGGGACGTGGCCCGCGTGAAGAGGTGGGTGAGGATGGCGAGGGCGGACGGCGAGACGTGCATGGACAAGTGCCACATGAAGGAGGGCGGCGCCGACCCCACCATCATCCGCAAGATCACCgacctcggcaagctctgctccgTCGCGCTCACCCTCGCCGATGCCGCCGCCACCCATGGCTAA